A stretch of Castanea sativa cultivar Marrone di Chiusa Pesio chromosome 2, ASM4071231v1 DNA encodes these proteins:
- the LOC142623446 gene encoding putative mitochondrial adenine nucleotide transporter BTL3, producing the protein MHGLDRWLTHLLINSEPSDPCLGLGGLFLDHQTIPPSFVSLFDSGSSRTIQNNAAVRLRRERFWGGFLSVSLSIKGGSDVEVMGQSGNNKSLEEEEEEEDHDTTSLSLCNKEEDKVKVKVKVRGSSSGAFNVTKHLWSGAVSAMVSRTFVAPLERLKLEYMVRGEQKKLFELIQTIAASQGLKGFWKGNFVNILRTAPFKAINFYAYDTYRNQLMRMTGNEETTNFERFVAGAASGITATLLCIPMDTIRTKMVAPGGEALGGVIGTFRHMIQTEGFFSLYKGLVPSILSMAPSGAVFYGVYDILKSAYLHSPEGRKRIQNMKQGQDLNALEQLELGPFRTLIYGAIAGACAEAATYPFEVVRRQLQMQVKDTQLSAMATCIKIVEQGGVPALYAGLIPSLLQVLPSAAISYFVYEFMKIVLKVEST; encoded by the exons ATGCACGGTCTAGATCGATGGCTCACCCACCTCCTCATCAATTCCGAGCCCTCCGATCCGTGTCTCGGACTCGGCGGCTTATTCCTCGACCACCAAACCATTCCTCCCTCCTTCGTCTCGCTCTTCGATTCGGGTTCTTCCCGGACTATCCAGAACAACGCGGCGGTCCGGCTAAGAAGAGAGAGATTCTGGGGCGGGTTCTTGTCGGTGAGCTTGTCGATAAAGGGCGGCTCCGATGTGGAAGTCATGGGGCAAAGCGGGAATAATAAAAGtttggaggaagaagaagaggaagaggaccACGATACGACGTCGTTGTCGTTGTGTAATAAGGAGGAAGACAAGGTTAAGGTTAAGGTTAAGGTTAGGGGATCATCGTCAGGTGCTTTCAATGTCACCAAGCATCTCTGGTCTGGTGCTGTTTCTGCTATGGTCTCTAg GACCTTTGTTGCCCCTCTAGAGAGATTAAAACTGGAATATATGGTTCGTGGGGAACAGAAGAAACTTTTTGAGCTAATCCAGACAATCGCGGCTTCACAAGGGTTGAAAGGTTTTTGGAAAGGAAATTTTGTCAATATTCTTCGCACGGCACCCTTTAAGGCTATCAATTTCTACGCTTATGATACATACAGAAATCAACTAATGAGAATGACTGGGAATGAAGAAACAACAAACTTTGAGAGGTTTGTTGCTGGTGCTGCATCTGGAATTACTGCCACCTTGCTTTGCATACCTATGGACACT ATCAGGACAAAGATGGTAGCACCTGGTGGGGAGGCCTTGGGTGGTGTGATTGGTACTTTCCGCCACATGATCCAAACGGAAGGGTTCTTTTCTCTTTACAAGGGCTTAGTACCCTCTATTTTAAGCATGGCTCCTTCTGGTGCAGTGTTCTATGGTGTTTATGATATATTAAAATCAGCATATCTGCATTCACCAGAAGGGAGAAAAAGAATCCAAAACATGAAACAAGGTCAGGACTTGAACGCTTTAGAACAGCTGGAGTTGGGTCCATTTAGAACATTAATTTATGGGGCAATTGCTGGTGCTTGTGCTGAAGCTGCTACGTATCCATTTGAAGTTGTGAGGAGACAGCTTCAAATGCAAGTGAAGGATACACAGTTAAGTGCAATGGCGACTTGCATCAAAATTGTTGAGCAAGGAGGTGTTCCTGCTCTCTATGCAGGATTAATTCCCAGCTTATTGCAG GTTTTACCATCAGCTGCCATAAGTTATTTTGTCTATGAGTTTATGAAGATAGTTCTCAAAGTTGAGTCCACATAG
- the LOC142625619 gene encoding uncharacterized protein LOC142625619 isoform X1: MPMAADSAKEGGQNNRGIQDDICSLPVSCSCFKLLNQSFDEVNQHCSIDMLPILLEGASFPARLSCPLHNSHGQDVYSISVLSGEGKSPQCASELAFLSFLEIANLSKNQMCLDAQLNCQNCIDLPVKSADPISPCIVDLNIEKEYSKTPEANDEAVESLKSESALTHLQRVLWRQASHKIGGKLMQLFMNVGTSRDKLVTERAHDTPNNRWRRYKRSTSFDSRKIVLLFSIMSSLGTLVLIYLTLKVRQSIDGST, from the exons ATGCCAATGGCTGCTGATTCGGCTAAAGAG GGGGGACAAAACAACCGGGGCATCCAGGATGATATTTGCAGCTTACCTGTCAGCTGTTCATGTTTCAAGCTACTAAATCAAAGTTTTGATGAGGTCAACCAGCACTGTTCTATAG ATATGTTGCCAATTCTGCTTGAGGGAGCTTCATTTCCAGCAAGACTAAGTTGCCCACTGCACAATTCACAT GGCCAAGATGTCTACAGCATTTCAGTGCTGTCTGGTGAAGGAAAGAGTCCACAATGTGCTTCAGAGTTGGCATTTCTAAGCTTCTTGGAAATTGCTAATCTATCTAAAAATCAGATGTGCTTGGATGCACAATTGAATTGCCAAAATTGCATTGATTTGCCAGTGAAAAGTGCTGATCCTATTTCCCCATGCATTGTtgatttaaatattgaaaaggAATATTCAAAAACACCTGAAGCCAATGATGAAGCTGTTGAAAGTTTGAAAAGTGAAAGTGCACTAACT CATTTGCAGAGGGTGTTGTGGAGACAGGCAAGCCATAAAATAGGTGGAAAACTAATGCAGCTTTTCATGAATGTTGGCACTTCAAGAG ATAAATTAGTGACTGAAAGGGCTCATGATACTCCAAATAATCGATGGAGAAGATATAAGCGTTCTACCTCATTTGATTCAAGAAAGATCGTTCTCCTATTTTCAATCAT gTCAAGTTTGGGAACTTTGGTGCTGATATATCTGACATTGAAAGTTAGGCAGAGTATTGATGGTTCAACCTGA
- the LOC142625619 gene encoding uncharacterized protein LOC142625619 isoform X2 has product MPMAADSAKEGGQNNRGIQDDICSLPVSCSCFKLLNQSFDEVNQHCSIDMLPILLEGASFPARLSCPLHNSHGQDVYSISVLSGEGKSPQCASELAFLSFLEIANLSKNQMCLDAQLNCQNCIDLPVKSADPISPCIVDLNIEKEYSKTPEANDEAVESLKSESALTRVLWRQASHKIGGKLMQLFMNVGTSRDKLVTERAHDTPNNRWRRYKRSTSFDSRKIVLLFSIMSSLGTLVLIYLTLKVRQSIDGST; this is encoded by the exons ATGCCAATGGCTGCTGATTCGGCTAAAGAG GGGGGACAAAACAACCGGGGCATCCAGGATGATATTTGCAGCTTACCTGTCAGCTGTTCATGTTTCAAGCTACTAAATCAAAGTTTTGATGAGGTCAACCAGCACTGTTCTATAG ATATGTTGCCAATTCTGCTTGAGGGAGCTTCATTTCCAGCAAGACTAAGTTGCCCACTGCACAATTCACAT GGCCAAGATGTCTACAGCATTTCAGTGCTGTCTGGTGAAGGAAAGAGTCCACAATGTGCTTCAGAGTTGGCATTTCTAAGCTTCTTGGAAATTGCTAATCTATCTAAAAATCAGATGTGCTTGGATGCACAATTGAATTGCCAAAATTGCATTGATTTGCCAGTGAAAAGTGCTGATCCTATTTCCCCATGCATTGTtgatttaaatattgaaaaggAATATTCAAAAACACCTGAAGCCAATGATGAAGCTGTTGAAAGTTTGAAAAGTGAAAGTGCACTAACT AGGGTGTTGTGGAGACAGGCAAGCCATAAAATAGGTGGAAAACTAATGCAGCTTTTCATGAATGTTGGCACTTCAAGAG ATAAATTAGTGACTGAAAGGGCTCATGATACTCCAAATAATCGATGGAGAAGATATAAGCGTTCTACCTCATTTGATTCAAGAAAGATCGTTCTCCTATTTTCAATCAT gTCAAGTTTGGGAACTTTGGTGCTGATATATCTGACATTGAAAGTTAGGCAGAGTATTGATGGTTCAACCTGA
- the LOC142625621 gene encoding ras-related protein RABH1e, giving the protein MAAVSPLAKYKLVFLGDQSVGKTSIITRFMYDKFDATYQATIGIDFLSKTMYLEDRTVRLQLWDTAGQERFRSLIPSYIRDSSVAVIVYDVANRQSFLNINRWVEEVRTERGSDVIIVLVGNKTDLVDKRQVSIEEGDAKSREFGIMFIETSAKAGFNIKPLFRKIAAALPGMETLSSTKQEEMVDINLKPTVNSSHQEQQGGCRC; this is encoded by the exons atggcAGCTGTGTCTCCTCTGGCCAAATACAAGCTGGTATTCTTGGGTGACCAATCCGTAGGCAAAACCAGCATCATTACTCGCTTCATGTACGATAAATTCGACGCCACCTACCAG GCTACAATCGGAATTGATTTCTTGTCAAAAACAATGTACCTTGAAGATCGGACAGTTCGTTTGCAGCTTTG GGATACTGCTGGGCAAGAAAGATTTAGGAGTCTCATTCCAAGCTACATCAGAGATTCTTCTGTTGCCGTAATTGTCTATGACGTAGCAA ATAGGCAGTCATTCCTGAATATTAATAGGTGGGTTGAAGAGGTACGTACAGAACGGGGCAGTGATGTCATCATCGTACTTGTTGGGAACAAAACCGATCTTGTTGATAAAAG GCAAGTATCTATAGAGGAGGGAGATGCCAAGTCTCGTGAGTTTGGAATCATGTTTATAGAAACCAGTGCAAAAGCAGGATTCAATATCAAG CCTCTCTTCCGTAAGATTGCTGCTGCCTTGCCAGGGATGGAAACCCTTTCTTCCACAAAACAGGAAGAAATGGTTGACATAAATCTAAAACCAACTGTCAATTCATCCCATCAAGAGCAGCAAGGAGGTTGCCGGTGCTAG